In Sander vitreus isolate 19-12246 chromosome 7, sanVit1, whole genome shotgun sequence, a genomic segment contains:
- the mbd6 gene encoding uncharacterized protein mbd6 isoform X1 — MMGGTETVSGDKDGVHTTAIHVPIGWQRRVEGGQVIYVSPSSTALSSLDEVKTYLLTDGTCKCGLECPLIIHKVFNFTVGVKVEQHIQPLGKAEQDMTKLCNHRRKVVAMAALCRSMQASQLPFANLHHPEMSSGVDSRNSKRVLVEREEEDHGIYHPKLHPAPARPHSNIHINPCASPKSSYHFIYPYNGSSPVLHTGAHSHHPLDALRRLPHPTPILVSSTSSFPAYSVAQRSPRTPTPQGQRTPKTPETPGSPRHGPLSSPPPSSPMAMGGGGRGAQTHAHHPHGVIVGGPPLSRSPSPSVNNMNCVSPHQRSRHPSASPSALSDHVGGSTAAGGGLMGSNLHQRRKSTSSSPHSPLHGSPNPSPHFPKYKLEDILEQFKNSGNSSTNNHHLLIPTNPSLLTNQSSSNPNALSSKPLKSAMSPILSTGPPGFGLNSAGTSSLPLGPFLNHHHSHQVKLPHPASFPASSLLSAAAKAQLANQIIQGPSSNVASNPMSLPSSLEVSKEAQQQQSSKVTNSTLHNSQPPSSNASTRPPHPSLAIASSVLFPPSHSLAQSLASSLPHLPPTAERSASHRKRQRRSPTVLSMLRDTQQLTNGPRKTPPGDAVSATVINLSSSSSSFPSSSHSSSTSAVQNQNAAMLENHHHLLPGQMPRLPAPRQMAHLSRPPRQTEALDFTTGLTHSPLGLDPPTQPLSALLHLLSVQNAQASALNSASAQPGSVSIEGGGHTNKQSPRRSPSSPAPHSNVRHQQTRSPCRTSNTNLLPSVLQPLSPPPTSSQFRSVQSQSRPQSTKSSPLQRHSPSTLLPNSNLALHNSISPSQHTFPTPSDKHPPTENHIPTIDSVSQAPLREASPQATEISSISNPTSVDLSHSQGSVSMAVSSSPKPLDLSNHVLALLAASSTVPQGEGSSSDRTTDVVMSSQENPTAGPEEPRCVDPKISIVTKPPAATSPGPAFSSRLVDNHSPQTPSAVGDSTSPLPLAEAFPFMNQEQLLQLLSSTGGLPSLLDPTVLASLQLGGLWLGGQHAQIPPAEQQQQLLMQQQETQQQNQDQQQKQQQINNNPLFPLLPLLSGAQGELPLNLLGLLNPLPPPASTPTPGQEADLGLTEKPSLQALLMASLLLGQQQTPLLPLSGLGQLSQVSLEVPLQQPHNISTTLEGLTLDKTSGLLDPSTLSGAGLLEVAQSLLPIPPGAEGSIQALQSLLLPASLPPSHAAFLPLSPALLTAALSSTELHPPPHTQLASAQQTQHTQPQVPTDAGVDTLIPLSLQGKDNPILQQLLPTLLNSAVLGDLSGITGLHNLLGIGAGSILLPPVQTSALGMPLLQGPDGAINLLNNIQLNLAPPSEGEKPMTLQEAQSPAPQEDIPACQMAAEVVPSPVPAPVLAPAQEHTPPQQRVSEGRSVIDPYTSFMDTIYTSFLQVSAKEQEGRAHMGQSDPTSPFCALPPVSFPVEHHTPVPTLPQASAPVSLSPRRACSLRNPCLSRLSLEAAAHSPAQGTPKPTEDGSTSPLQRKPVMVEGHTHPEPPLPSIYLEEAKTDCTGPAAAVCPYVEAGVDRQGHLPHTGYLTPRDGCSGRTNEETAGTLLHTEQGRDQAGAAGGARRGRKRKQTLQNVLEDFRDMDATTLEETKATQVRKQNLLNGPCGEIVITTAVSKLTEGLQKAGC, encoded by the exons ATGATGGGAGGCACTGAGACTGTCAGTGGGGACAAGGATGGGGTCCACACCACTGCAATACACGTCCCCATCGGCTGGCAGAGGAGAGTGGAGGGCGGGCAGGTGATCTATGTCAG TCCCAGTAGCACTGCCCTATCCTCTCTGGACGAGGTCAAGACCTATCTGTTGACTGATGGCACCTGCAAATGTGGTCTTGAGTGTCCACTCATCATCCATAAG GTTTTCAACTTCACTGTGGGAGTGAAGGTGGAGCAGCACATCCAGCCATTAGGCAAAGCAGAGCAGGACATGACCAAACTGTGTAACCACCGCAGGAAAGTGGTGGCGATGGCTGCTCTTTGTCGGAGTATGCAGGCCTCCCAGCTGCCCTTTGCCAACCTTCATCATCCAG AGATGAGCAGTGGAGTGGACAGCCGCAATTCAAAGCGAGTACTTGTTGAGCGGGAAGAAGAGGACCATGGCATTTACCATCCCAAACTCCATCCGGCCCCAGCTCGACCCCACAGCAACATCCACATAAACCCCTGTGCCAGCCCCAAATCTTCCTACCACTTTATTTACCCTTACAATGGTTCCTCCCCTGTCCTTCACACAGGCGCACACTCTCACCACCCCCTCGATGCTTTGAGAAGGCTTCCCCATCCTACTCCTATTCTtgtctcctccacctcctcattCCCAGCGTACAGCGTTGCCCAGAGGTCACCCCGCACCCCCACACCTCAAGGTCAAAGAACACCCAAAACCCCCGAGACTCCGGGTTCTCCTCGGCACGggcccctctcttcacctccTCCCTCTTCCCCTATGGCCATGggtggtggaggaagaggagcacaGACTCACGCTCATCATCCTCATGGTGTCATTGTGGGAGgcccccccctctctcgctctccctctccctctgtcaaTAACATGAACTGTGTGTCTCCTCACCAGCGGTCCCGCCACCCTTCAGCTTCTCCTTCCGCTCTCTCTGATCATGTAGGAGGCTCAACAGCAGCAGGAGGTGGACTGATGGGAAGTAACTTGCATCAGAGGAGGAAATCCACCTCTTCCTCTCCACACTCCCCTCTCCATGGCTCACCAAATCCCAGCCCCCACTTTCCCAAGTACAAGCTGGAAGACATCTTGGAGCAGTTTAAGAACTCAGGCAACAGCAGCACTAATAACCACCACCTCCTAATCCCTACTAACCCCTCCTTACTGACCAACCAAAGCAGTAGCAACCCTAATGCTCTCTCCTCGAAGCCCTTAAAGAGTGCCATGAGTCCGATTCTTAGCACAGGACCACCAGGTTTTGGGTTGAACTCTGCAGGGACTTCTAGTTTACCTCTGGGGCCATTTCTGAACCACCACCACAGCCATCAGGTCAAGCTGCCACACCCAGCTTCTTTCCCTGCAAGTAGCCTTCTCTCTGCAGCTGCCAAAGCTCAGCTGGCTAACCAGATAATCCAGGGCCCGAGCTCAAATGTGGCCAGCAACCCCATGAGCTTGCCCTCTTCTCTGGAGGTCTCGAAAGAGGCACAGCAGCAACAGTCATCAAAGGTAACAAACAGCACTTTACATAACAGCCAGCCTCCCTCCTCCAATGCTTCTACTAGGCCTCCCCATCCTTCCCTTGCAATAGCCTCCTCTGTCCTTTTTCCTCCATCCCACTCTCTGGCCCAGTCCCTGGCTTCCTCCTTGCCCCACCTGCCTCCCACAGCAGAGCGCAGTGCGTCACACAGAAAGAGGCAGCGGCGATCTCCCACAGTGCTCAGCATGCTAAGAGACACCCAGCAGCTGACTAATGGGCCGCGTAAAACCCCGCCAGGAGACGCCGTTTCTGCTACAGTTATCAActtatcctcctcctcctcttccttccccTCTTCCTCGCACTCCTCCTCTACCTCAGCTGTGCAGAACCAGAATGCTGCCATGTTAGAAAACCATCATCATCTCCTCCCCGGGCAGATGCCAAGGCTCCCTGCTCCCCGACAGATGGCACACCTTTCCAGGCCTCCGAGACAAACTGAGGCTCTGGATTTCACTACAGGCCTGACACATTCACCTCTTGGCTTGGACCCTCCAACCCAGCCTCTGTCTGCTCTGTTACACCTGCTCAGTGTGCAGAACGCACAGGCCTCAGCATTGAACTCTGCTTCAGCTCAGCCAGGATCTGTGTCTATTGAAGGAGGTGGACACACTAATAAACAGAGCCCCAGACGGTCACCCTCTTCTCCCGCCCCTCACTCTAACGTCAGGCACCAACAGACTCGGTCACCGTGCCGAACCAGTAACACTAATCTTCTACCCTCGGTGCTACAGCCGCTTTCTCCTCCCCCCACTTCCTCTCAGTTCAGATCTGTGCAGTCTCAATCACGTCCTCAGTCTACTAAATCAAGTCCTCTACAGAGACATTCTCCTTCTACACTGCTGCCCAACTCAAATTTAGCTTTACACAACAGCATCAGCCCATCGCAGCATACGTTCCCCACTCCCTCAGACAAGCATCCACCGACTGAAAATCACATTCCTACAATAGACTCTGTTTCCCAAGCACCATTGCGGGAAGCCTCACCGCAGGCAACGGAGATTAGTAGTATTAGCAATCCTACATCAGTGGACTTGAGTCATTCTCAAGGCAGTGTTTCTATGGCGGTATCCAGCTCCCCGAAGCCTCTTGACCTTAGCAACCATGTCCTGGCCCTTCTCGCAGCATCATCCACTGTACCCCAGGGGGAGGGCAGTTCCTCCGACCGTACCACTGATGTTGTGATGTCTTCCCAAGAAAATCCAACTGCAG GGCCAGAGGAGCCTAGATGTGTGGACCCGAAGATCTCCATAGTGACCAAACCTCCAGCAGCCACGAGCCCCGGGCCCGCTTTCTCCTCTCGTCTCGTGGACAATCACAGTCCTCAAACACCTTCAGCTGTGGGCGACTCAACCTCTCCCTTACCTCTGGCAGAGGCCTTCCCCTTCATGAACCAAGAGCAGCTGCTTCAGCTGCTGTCATCCACAGGAGGTCTACCATCCCTCCTGGACCCTACAGTCCTGGCTTCATTGCAACTAGGGGGGCTGTGGTTGGGAGGGCAACATGCGCAGATACCccctgcagagcagcagcagcagttactgATGCAACAACAAGAGACACAGCAGCAAAACCAGGATCAACAACAGAAGCAACAACAGATAAACAACAATCCTCTGTTTCCCTTGTTGCCCTTGTTGAGTGGTGCCCAAGGGGAGCTGCCTCTGAACCTTTTGGGCCTACTAAACCCGCTCCCACCCCCCGCCTCAACCCCTACCCCAGGACAGGAAGCTGATTTAGGGCTAACAGAAAAACCTAGCCTTCAGGCTCTGCTTATGGCCTCCTTGTTGCTCGGCCAACAGCAGACACCTTTGTTACCTCTATCTGGGCTGGGTCAGTTGAGCCAGGTCAGCTTGGAAGTTCCTCTCCAGCAGCCACATAACATCTCCACCACATTGGAGGGTCTCACCCTGGATAAGACCTCTGGCCTCCTGGATCCATCAACCCTATCAGGCGCGGGGCTCTTGGAGGTCGCCCAGAGCCTTCTCCCCATTCCTCCAGGAGCTGAGGGCTCTATCCAAGCCCTCCAGTCTCTGCTCCTTCctgcctctcttcctccttcccaCGCAGCCTTCCTGCCCCTCAGCCCTGCCTTGCTCACTGCTGCCCTGAGCTCTACCGAACTCCACCCACCTCCCCACACCCAGTTAGCTTCTGCACAGCAAACCCAACATACCCAACCTCAG GTACCCACTGATGCTGGTGTTGACACCCTCATCCCCCTATCTCTTCAAGGCAAGGACAACCCCATCCTCCAACAGTTACTGCCCACTTTGCTTAACTCTGCTGTATTAG GAGATCTTTCTGGCATCACAGGCCTCCACAACTTGTTGGGGATTGGAGCAGGTTCCATCCTCCTACCCCCCGTCCAGACCTCTGCTTTGGGCATGCCTCTGCTGCAGGGTCCTGATGGAGCTATCAACTTGCTCAACAACATACAG ctAAACCTTGCACCACCCTCAGAAGGAGAGAAGCCAATGACATTGCAGGAAGCACAAAGCCCTGCCCCACAGGAAGACATTCCAGCCTGTCAGATGGCTGCCGAAGTGGTTCCCAGTCCTGTTCCAGCTCCAGTTTTAGCGCCTGCCCAAGAACACACCCCACCCCAGCAGCGGGTATCTGAGGGCAGGTCTGTTATTGATCCTTACACCTCTTTCATGGACACGATTTATACCTCCTTCCTTCAAGTCAGTGCTAAAGAGCAGGAAGGCAGGGCCCACATGGGGCAATCTGACCCCACTTCACCCTTCTGTGCCTTACCACCGGTTTCTTTCCCTGTGGAACACCATACCCCTGTCCCAACTCTGCCCCAGGCAAGTGCCCCAGTCTCCCTCAGCCCACGTCGGGCCTGTTCCCTCCGCAATCCATGCTTATCTCGACTCAGCTTGGAGGCAGCAGCGCATTCCCCAGCCCAGGGGACGCCCAAACCCACTGAGGATGGGTCTACGTCACCCTTACAAAGGAAACCGGTTATGGTAGAGGGGCATACCCACCCAGAGCCTCCTTTGCCATCCATATACTTGGAGGAGGCTAAGACAGACTGTACTGGGCCTGCTGCGGCTGTGTGCCCCTATGTGGAGGCAGGAGTAGATAGGCAGGGGCATCTTCCCCACACGGGGTACCTAACTCCCAGGGATGGATGCAGTGGGAGGACCAATGAGGAGACAGCTGGGACATTGCTGCACACCGAACAGGGAAGG GATCAAGCCGGAGCAGCTGGTGGAGCcagaagaggaaggaaaaggaAACAGAC GCTACAGAATGTGTTAGAGGATTTCAGAGACATGGATGCTACAACACTAGAGGAAACCAAGGCTACG CAGGTGAGAAAACAAAACCTTTTAAATGGGCCTTGTGGTGAGATTGTTATCacaactgctgtttccaagcTCACAGAAGGACTTCAAAAAGCAGGGTGCTAA
- the mbd6 gene encoding uncharacterized protein mbd6 isoform X3: protein MMGGTETVSGDKDGVHTTAIHVPIGWQRRVEGGQVIYVSPSSTALSSLDEVKTYLLTDGTCKCGLECPLIIHKVFNFTVGVKVEQHIQPLGKAEQDMTKLCNHRRKVVAMAALCRSMQASQLPFANLHHPEMSSGVDSRNSKRVLVEREEEDHGIYHPKLHPAPARPHSNIHINPCASPKSSYHFIYPYNGSSPVLHTGAHSHHPLDALRRLPHPTPILVSSTSSFPAYSVAQRSPRTPTPQGQRTPKTPETPGSPRHGPLSSPPPSSPMAMGGGGRGAQTHAHHPHGVIVGGPPLSRSPSPSVNNMNCVSPHQRSRHPSASPSALSDHVGGSTAAGGGLMGSNLHQRRKSTSSSPHSPLHGSPNPSPHFPKYKLEDILEQFKNSGNSSTNNHHLLIPTNPSLLTNQSSSNPNALSSKPLKSAMSPILSTGPPGFGLNSAGTSSLPLGPFLNHHHSHQVKLPHPASFPASSLLSAAAKAQLANQIIQGPSSNVASNPMSLPSSLEVSKEAQQQQSSKVTNSTLHNSQPPSSNASTRPPHPSLAIASSVLFPPSHSLAQSLASSLPHLPPTAERSASHRKRQRRSPTVLSMLRDTQQLTNGPRKTPPGDAVSATVINLSSSSSSFPSSSHSSSTSAVQNQNAAMLENHHHLLPGQMPRLPAPRQMAHLSRPPRQTEALDFTTGLTHSPLGLDPPTQPLSALLHLLSVQNAQASALNSASAQPGSVSIEGGGHTNKQSPRRSPSSPAPHSNVRHQQTRSPCRTSNTNLLPSVLQPLSPPPTSSQFRSVQSQSRPQSTKSSPLQRHSPSTLLPNSNLALHNSISPSQHTFPTPSDKHPPTENHIPTIDSVSQAPLREASPQATEISSISNPTSVDLSHSQGSVSMAVSSSPKPLDLSNHVLALLAASSTVPQGEGSSSDRTTDVVMSSQENPTAGPEEPRCVDPKISIVTKPPAATSPGPAFSSRLVDNHSPQTPSAVGDSTSPLPLAEAFPFMNQEQLLQLLSSTGGLPSLLDPTVLASLQLGGLWLGGQHAQIPPAEQQQQLLMQQQETQQQNQDQQQKQQQINNNPLFPLLPLLSGAQGELPLNLLGLLNPLPPPASTPTPGQEADLGLTEKPSLQALLMASLLLGQQQTPLLPLSGLGQLSQVSLEVPLQQPHNISTTLEGLTLDKTSGLLDPSTLSGAGLLEVAQSLLPIPPGAEGSIQALQSLLLPASLPPSHAAFLPLSPALLTAALSSTELHPPPHTQLASAQQTQHTQPQVPTDAGVDTLIPLSLQGKDNPILQQLLPTLLNSAVLGDLSGITGLHNLLGIGAGSILLPPVQTSALGMPLLQGPDGAINLLNNIQLNLAPPSEGEKPMTLQEAQSPAPQEDIPACQMAAEVVPSPVPAPVLAPAQEHTPPQQRVSEGRSVIDPYTSFMDTIYTSFLQVSAKEQEGRAHMGQSDPTSPFCALPPVSFPVEHHTPVPTLPQASAPVSLSPRRACSLRNPCLSRLSLEAAAHSPAQGTPKPTEDGSTSPLQRKPVMVEGHTHPEPPLPSIYLEEAKTDCTGPAAAVCPYVEAGVDRQGHLPHTGYLTPRDGCSGRTNEETAGTLLHTEQGRDQAGAAGGARRGRKRKQTLQNVLEDFRDMDATTLEETKATTALLKPERSVRGRRRRGARSQRQ from the exons ATGATGGGAGGCACTGAGACTGTCAGTGGGGACAAGGATGGGGTCCACACCACTGCAATACACGTCCCCATCGGCTGGCAGAGGAGAGTGGAGGGCGGGCAGGTGATCTATGTCAG TCCCAGTAGCACTGCCCTATCCTCTCTGGACGAGGTCAAGACCTATCTGTTGACTGATGGCACCTGCAAATGTGGTCTTGAGTGTCCACTCATCATCCATAAG GTTTTCAACTTCACTGTGGGAGTGAAGGTGGAGCAGCACATCCAGCCATTAGGCAAAGCAGAGCAGGACATGACCAAACTGTGTAACCACCGCAGGAAAGTGGTGGCGATGGCTGCTCTTTGTCGGAGTATGCAGGCCTCCCAGCTGCCCTTTGCCAACCTTCATCATCCAG AGATGAGCAGTGGAGTGGACAGCCGCAATTCAAAGCGAGTACTTGTTGAGCGGGAAGAAGAGGACCATGGCATTTACCATCCCAAACTCCATCCGGCCCCAGCTCGACCCCACAGCAACATCCACATAAACCCCTGTGCCAGCCCCAAATCTTCCTACCACTTTATTTACCCTTACAATGGTTCCTCCCCTGTCCTTCACACAGGCGCACACTCTCACCACCCCCTCGATGCTTTGAGAAGGCTTCCCCATCCTACTCCTATTCTtgtctcctccacctcctcattCCCAGCGTACAGCGTTGCCCAGAGGTCACCCCGCACCCCCACACCTCAAGGTCAAAGAACACCCAAAACCCCCGAGACTCCGGGTTCTCCTCGGCACGggcccctctcttcacctccTCCCTCTTCCCCTATGGCCATGggtggtggaggaagaggagcacaGACTCACGCTCATCATCCTCATGGTGTCATTGTGGGAGgcccccccctctctcgctctccctctccctctgtcaaTAACATGAACTGTGTGTCTCCTCACCAGCGGTCCCGCCACCCTTCAGCTTCTCCTTCCGCTCTCTCTGATCATGTAGGAGGCTCAACAGCAGCAGGAGGTGGACTGATGGGAAGTAACTTGCATCAGAGGAGGAAATCCACCTCTTCCTCTCCACACTCCCCTCTCCATGGCTCACCAAATCCCAGCCCCCACTTTCCCAAGTACAAGCTGGAAGACATCTTGGAGCAGTTTAAGAACTCAGGCAACAGCAGCACTAATAACCACCACCTCCTAATCCCTACTAACCCCTCCTTACTGACCAACCAAAGCAGTAGCAACCCTAATGCTCTCTCCTCGAAGCCCTTAAAGAGTGCCATGAGTCCGATTCTTAGCACAGGACCACCAGGTTTTGGGTTGAACTCTGCAGGGACTTCTAGTTTACCTCTGGGGCCATTTCTGAACCACCACCACAGCCATCAGGTCAAGCTGCCACACCCAGCTTCTTTCCCTGCAAGTAGCCTTCTCTCTGCAGCTGCCAAAGCTCAGCTGGCTAACCAGATAATCCAGGGCCCGAGCTCAAATGTGGCCAGCAACCCCATGAGCTTGCCCTCTTCTCTGGAGGTCTCGAAAGAGGCACAGCAGCAACAGTCATCAAAGGTAACAAACAGCACTTTACATAACAGCCAGCCTCCCTCCTCCAATGCTTCTACTAGGCCTCCCCATCCTTCCCTTGCAATAGCCTCCTCTGTCCTTTTTCCTCCATCCCACTCTCTGGCCCAGTCCCTGGCTTCCTCCTTGCCCCACCTGCCTCCCACAGCAGAGCGCAGTGCGTCACACAGAAAGAGGCAGCGGCGATCTCCCACAGTGCTCAGCATGCTAAGAGACACCCAGCAGCTGACTAATGGGCCGCGTAAAACCCCGCCAGGAGACGCCGTTTCTGCTACAGTTATCAActtatcctcctcctcctcttccttccccTCTTCCTCGCACTCCTCCTCTACCTCAGCTGTGCAGAACCAGAATGCTGCCATGTTAGAAAACCATCATCATCTCCTCCCCGGGCAGATGCCAAGGCTCCCTGCTCCCCGACAGATGGCACACCTTTCCAGGCCTCCGAGACAAACTGAGGCTCTGGATTTCACTACAGGCCTGACACATTCACCTCTTGGCTTGGACCCTCCAACCCAGCCTCTGTCTGCTCTGTTACACCTGCTCAGTGTGCAGAACGCACAGGCCTCAGCATTGAACTCTGCTTCAGCTCAGCCAGGATCTGTGTCTATTGAAGGAGGTGGACACACTAATAAACAGAGCCCCAGACGGTCACCCTCTTCTCCCGCCCCTCACTCTAACGTCAGGCACCAACAGACTCGGTCACCGTGCCGAACCAGTAACACTAATCTTCTACCCTCGGTGCTACAGCCGCTTTCTCCTCCCCCCACTTCCTCTCAGTTCAGATCTGTGCAGTCTCAATCACGTCCTCAGTCTACTAAATCAAGTCCTCTACAGAGACATTCTCCTTCTACACTGCTGCCCAACTCAAATTTAGCTTTACACAACAGCATCAGCCCATCGCAGCATACGTTCCCCACTCCCTCAGACAAGCATCCACCGACTGAAAATCACATTCCTACAATAGACTCTGTTTCCCAAGCACCATTGCGGGAAGCCTCACCGCAGGCAACGGAGATTAGTAGTATTAGCAATCCTACATCAGTGGACTTGAGTCATTCTCAAGGCAGTGTTTCTATGGCGGTATCCAGCTCCCCGAAGCCTCTTGACCTTAGCAACCATGTCCTGGCCCTTCTCGCAGCATCATCCACTGTACCCCAGGGGGAGGGCAGTTCCTCCGACCGTACCACTGATGTTGTGATGTCTTCCCAAGAAAATCCAACTGCAG GGCCAGAGGAGCCTAGATGTGTGGACCCGAAGATCTCCATAGTGACCAAACCTCCAGCAGCCACGAGCCCCGGGCCCGCTTTCTCCTCTCGTCTCGTGGACAATCACAGTCCTCAAACACCTTCAGCTGTGGGCGACTCAACCTCTCCCTTACCTCTGGCAGAGGCCTTCCCCTTCATGAACCAAGAGCAGCTGCTTCAGCTGCTGTCATCCACAGGAGGTCTACCATCCCTCCTGGACCCTACAGTCCTGGCTTCATTGCAACTAGGGGGGCTGTGGTTGGGAGGGCAACATGCGCAGATACCccctgcagagcagcagcagcagttactgATGCAACAACAAGAGACACAGCAGCAAAACCAGGATCAACAACAGAAGCAACAACAGATAAACAACAATCCTCTGTTTCCCTTGTTGCCCTTGTTGAGTGGTGCCCAAGGGGAGCTGCCTCTGAACCTTTTGGGCCTACTAAACCCGCTCCCACCCCCCGCCTCAACCCCTACCCCAGGACAGGAAGCTGATTTAGGGCTAACAGAAAAACCTAGCCTTCAGGCTCTGCTTATGGCCTCCTTGTTGCTCGGCCAACAGCAGACACCTTTGTTACCTCTATCTGGGCTGGGTCAGTTGAGCCAGGTCAGCTTGGAAGTTCCTCTCCAGCAGCCACATAACATCTCCACCACATTGGAGGGTCTCACCCTGGATAAGACCTCTGGCCTCCTGGATCCATCAACCCTATCAGGCGCGGGGCTCTTGGAGGTCGCCCAGAGCCTTCTCCCCATTCCTCCAGGAGCTGAGGGCTCTATCCAAGCCCTCCAGTCTCTGCTCCTTCctgcctctcttcctccttcccaCGCAGCCTTCCTGCCCCTCAGCCCTGCCTTGCTCACTGCTGCCCTGAGCTCTACCGAACTCCACCCACCTCCCCACACCCAGTTAGCTTCTGCACAGCAAACCCAACATACCCAACCTCAG GTACCCACTGATGCTGGTGTTGACACCCTCATCCCCCTATCTCTTCAAGGCAAGGACAACCCCATCCTCCAACAGTTACTGCCCACTTTGCTTAACTCTGCTGTATTAG GAGATCTTTCTGGCATCACAGGCCTCCACAACTTGTTGGGGATTGGAGCAGGTTCCATCCTCCTACCCCCCGTCCAGACCTCTGCTTTGGGCATGCCTCTGCTGCAGGGTCCTGATGGAGCTATCAACTTGCTCAACAACATACAG ctAAACCTTGCACCACCCTCAGAAGGAGAGAAGCCAATGACATTGCAGGAAGCACAAAGCCCTGCCCCACAGGAAGACATTCCAGCCTGTCAGATGGCTGCCGAAGTGGTTCCCAGTCCTGTTCCAGCTCCAGTTTTAGCGCCTGCCCAAGAACACACCCCACCCCAGCAGCGGGTATCTGAGGGCAGGTCTGTTATTGATCCTTACACCTCTTTCATGGACACGATTTATACCTCCTTCCTTCAAGTCAGTGCTAAAGAGCAGGAAGGCAGGGCCCACATGGGGCAATCTGACCCCACTTCACCCTTCTGTGCCTTACCACCGGTTTCTTTCCCTGTGGAACACCATACCCCTGTCCCAACTCTGCCCCAGGCAAGTGCCCCAGTCTCCCTCAGCCCACGTCGGGCCTGTTCCCTCCGCAATCCATGCTTATCTCGACTCAGCTTGGAGGCAGCAGCGCATTCCCCAGCCCAGGGGACGCCCAAACCCACTGAGGATGGGTCTACGTCACCCTTACAAAGGAAACCGGTTATGGTAGAGGGGCATACCCACCCAGAGCCTCCTTTGCCATCCATATACTTGGAGGAGGCTAAGACAGACTGTACTGGGCCTGCTGCGGCTGTGTGCCCCTATGTGGAGGCAGGAGTAGATAGGCAGGGGCATCTTCCCCACACGGGGTACCTAACTCCCAGGGATGGATGCAGTGGGAGGACCAATGAGGAGACAGCTGGGACATTGCTGCACACCGAACAGGGAAGG GATCAAGCCGGAGCAGCTGGTGGAGCcagaagaggaaggaaaaggaAACAGAC GCTACAGAATGTGTTAGAGGATTTCAGAGACATGGATGCTACAACACTAGAGGAAACCAAGGCTACG ACAGCACTGCTGAAGCCTGAGAGGTCAGTCCGCGGCAGGAGGCGACGAGGCGCCAGGTCCcagaggcagtga